A DNA window from Chlamydia felis Fe/C-56 contains the following coding sequences:
- a CDS encoding polymorphic outer membrane protein middle domain-containing protein codes for MVSELCYPRMYPYTYPFLCLISLSIFSQKLDCLAKEKEACSCHEITGTGLIWPRSNPYGIDQVLKRPTISVGNLHNQNSDIDITDKKYFCVNYQYYRGNGGAITARTLNITKNIGPIIFRENITNDNGGAIFSPNCNITYNKQECCFINNMANVMIETSDSRSGGAIKCSQLVISNNIGCCQFLNNTASLSGGAIAADNDINIANNYGAIVLGNNKCFKEKGQGGSIYSANCSITSNYAPINFINNQAGCAGAVYVTGTCKISHNSEIIKFLNNSSLNQTNDPPIRWNPGGGAIYCTSCSITNNPKGLIFQSNSSKRNAGAIYAQNLTIKDNGPILFINNSSTWGAAIQNYNGGRFYLSADSGDIVFKRNLSFKSSGSYRNALHSTANLNLQIGARQGHSVKFYDPIENEHPSPEILIFNPENHHLGTVLFSGADVSPNNTNLESLRSKMRNTSKIAHGVLAVEDSAVLAIYKITQDEGTLRLGNGAVITTTQSAGQPTTVGCTLAFTKLALNLPSILAKGAQAPKIWIYPSENGNRYTEDPNPTITLSGNLSLLNDDNEDPYDSLNLSRSISRIPFLYLCDTTTKKITVDDLNIEAINDQQHYGHQGVWSPYWEEYTTTTNPTSALTANTSHRILYADWTPTGYIPNPEYRGDLVANVLWQAAYNAISGLHNLTTPPPRASRIGIAGGGSGAYVSQKTRNLKPGFELFSRGYSTQASSPIKKTNHNFALSFSQFYSEIKESESKSKVSSNCYFAGAQLQIPWLNENILSSASLGYAYSHNCVKTKNQNTNTLSQGYFQGHTLGSELCCMLPESKISNLQFRPFIKALGIHAIQENFTETGMHIRSFQTKDPLINVTLPVGIYCYTEHVVNLKTIWEMQLAYSPTIYRQKPKITTTRLISKGTWITSGTPVDHHAVSILIKNTTTLLNTMSLSINYRGDFSKSTLCNFLNVTSEIKF; via the coding sequence GTGGTCTCAGAGCTTTGTTATCCCCGTATGTACCCCTACACCTATCCATTTTTATGCTTAATTAGCCTGAGTATTTTCTCACAGAAATTAGACTGTCTTGCCAAAGAAAAGGAAGCATGTTCTTGCCATGAAATTACTGGAACCGGTCTTATTTGGCCACGATCAAACCCCTATGGGATTGATCAAGTTCTTAAAAGACCTACCATATCTGTTGGAAATCTTCATAATCAAAATTCTGATATAGATATCACTGATAAAAAGTATTTTTGTGTTAACTATCAATATTATAGAGGGAACGGCGGTGCTATTACAGCTAGAACTCTGAATATCACGAAGAACATTGGCCCCATAATTTTTAGAGAAAATATCACTAATGACAACGGTGGTGCTATTTTCTCACCAAACTGCAACATTACATACAATAAACAAGAATGTTGTTTCATTAACAATATGGCCAATGTCATGATCGAGACGTCCGATTCTCGCTCTGGTGGAGCCATTAAATGTTCTCAACTCGTTATTTCTAACAATATTGGATGTTGTCAATTTTTAAATAATACAGCTTCTCTATCAGGAGGAGCAATTGCAGCTGACAATGACATCAATATTGCTAATAACTACGGCGCGATAGTTTTAGGCAATAACAAGTGTTTTAAAGAAAAGGGTCAAGGAGGGAGTATATATAGTGCGAACTGCTCTATTACATCCAATTACGCTCCCATAAACTTTATAAATAATCAAGCTGGTTGTGCCGGAGCTGTATACGTTACAGGAACTTGCAAGATCTCTCATAATTCCGAAATTATAAAATTCTTAAATAACTCGAGTTTAAATCAAACAAACGACCCTCCAATTAGATGGAATCCTGGCGGAGGTGCTATTTATTGTACTTCTTGCTCAATTACTAATAATCCGAAAGGCTTGATTTTTCAGAGTAATTCGTCAAAACGTAATGCGGGCGCAATCTATGCTCAAAATCTCACTATCAAAGATAATGGCCCCATTTTATTTATAAACAACTCTTCAACATGGGGAGCTGCCATTCAAAATTATAATGGCGGACGATTTTATCTCTCAGCTGATTCTGGAGACATCGTATTTAAAAGGAACCTTTCTTTTAAATCTTCGGGAAGTTATAGAAATGCTCTCCACTCGACTGCCAACTTAAATCTACAAATAGGAGCAAGGCAGGGTCATAGTGTTAAGTTTTATGATCCTATTGAAAATGAGCACCCATCACCTGAGATTCTTATATTTAATCCAGAAAACCATCATCTAGGAACCGTATTATTTTCTGGAGCTGATGTATCTCCAAATAATACTAATCTTGAGAGTCTCCGGAGCAAAATGAGAAACACATCAAAAATTGCTCATGGTGTGCTGGCTGTTGAAGATAGCGCAGTACTAGCTATTTATAAAATCACACAAGATGAAGGAACTTTACGCCTAGGGAATGGCGCTGTTATTACTACTACGCAAAGTGCTGGCCAACCGACAACGGTTGGCTGTACGCTTGCTTTTACTAAACTTGCTTTAAATCTTCCTTCTATTTTAGCTAAAGGTGCTCAAGCTCCGAAAATCTGGATCTATCCCTCAGAAAATGGTAATAGGTACACCGAAGATCCGAATCCAACGATTACCCTTTCTGGAAATTTATCTCTGTTAAACGATGATAATGAGGATCCCTACGACTCTTTAAACCTCTCTAGAAGCATTTCACGTATCCCCTTTCTCTATCTTTGTGATACAACCACTAAGAAAATTACTGTGGATGATCTAAATATTGAAGCCATTAATGATCAACAACATTATGGTCATCAAGGCGTGTGGTCTCCTTATTGGGAGGAATATACAACAACAACAAATCCTACATCAGCACTAACAGCAAATACCTCGCATCGTATACTCTATGCAGATTGGACCCCTACAGGTTATATTCCTAATCCAGAATATCGAGGCGATCTCGTTGCTAACGTCCTTTGGCAAGCTGCATACAACGCTATCTCTGGTCTACATAACCTAACTACCCCCCCCCCCCGTGCAAGTCGTATAGGGATTGCTGGAGGTGGATCAGGGGCCTATGTCTCACAAAAAACTCGCAACTTAAAACCAGGGTTTGAGTTATTCTCTAGGGGTTACTCTACTCAAGCATCAAGTCCTATAAAGAAGACAAATCATAATTTCGCATTAAGCTTTTCTCAGTTCTATAGTGAAATAAAAGAGTCTGAGTCGAAAAGCAAAGTCTCTTCCAACTGTTACTTTGCTGGAGCACAACTACAAATACCTTGGCTTAATGAAAATATCCTCTCGTCAGCTTCTCTAGGTTACGCTTATTCACACAACTGTGTAAAAACAAAAAATCAAAATACAAATACCTTATCCCAAGGATATTTCCAAGGCCATACTCTAGGAAGTGAGCTTTGCTGTATGCTCCCCGAAAGCAAAATCTCAAATTTGCAATTCCGTCCTTTTATCAAAGCTTTGGGCATACATGCTATTCAAGAAAACTTCACAGAAACTGGAATGCACATCCGCAGTTTTCAAACAAAAGATCCCCTAATTAACGTGACTTTGCCTGTGGGAATCTATTGTTACACGGAACACGTTGTGAATTTAAAGACCATCTGGGAAATGCAACTTGCCTACTCTCCAACTATCTACAGACAAAAACCTAAAATCACCACTACGCGATTGATAAGTAAAGGCACATGGATCACTTCAGGAACACCTGTAGATCATCATGCAGTCTCTATCTTAATAAAAAATACTACGACTCTACTTAACACAATGAGTCTGAGCATTAATTATCGTGGAGATTTTTCAAAATCTACACTGTGTAATTTTTTAAATGTAACGAGTGAAATCAAATTTTAG
- a CDS encoding polymorphic outer membrane protein middle domain-containing protein — protein sequence MKIRFSTSFSAYLLIFLLTCLSLSLHASPTQATCPFQSFEYEQLLCQKLFSDIPEEQNTLEGLTNSTGTITVENYKNVICSQKISSKNGGVLDATSVVVQNIQNDIKFILNITAQKGGVIHTTGNCSITQNLGKQYYIGNQSNAPAYASTSTNYGGAICCGGNLELSKNRGAICFAYNTAIMRGGAVSSDASFKITGNSAPILLMNNLALNQQGGAIYCQNCEISNNSEPIYITSNSSSIGGACHATSTVEIRNNSNLIFFANNSGVCDRPIGAVSSGGAISATTIKIEDNSGPVCFNNNTVDRNGGALWCQTLTIKNNGPVQFIKNRARWGGALLIKNDGTCDLSADNGDIIFNNNCGTYSQLYRNTMHCTAGTTLKVGAKKNYCVKFYDPIQCHYPSPLITFNNEDYHEGTVLLSGIFVPDSFKDEANFISNIKNPITIKYGVLAIEDRAGLAVYKITQENSTVRLGNGAVVRTNVKATDTSDQTSNGSALNITNLALNLPSLIQKGAQAPKIWIYPTSSTTNNTTTYTEDDKPTITLSGPLQLLNSDNEYPYDSLNLSSGITRVPFLYLCDNATKKITITDLDIQTINKSKHYGYQGVWSPYWEEYTTTANSASPETANTSHRILYVDWTPTGYIPNPKYKTPLIANALWGSVYTTLSGMHTLLSPEANPKYFELGGQGLIMTIRQRDRLGIRGFRMESAGYAATSSAATKINHKISFAFSQQISHIKEHTTSNKVSSKNYFGGIQLRFPWLGDALVSTASLAYNYGDHIAKHFYAEDNKDSEGYFSSYTFGACLNFMLNLNLMSNVFSVAPFIEALACRATLSNFIEQRDFARKFTVNRPLENITLPIGVIMQWAHDWIFPIIWHVQLAYHPVIYRHYPQVLTTLLSSNGSWLSSGTPIDRQSLSVHVNHSTRLFSNLKMTLSYRGDFASSTVCNYLKAECGLTF from the coding sequence ATGAAAATACGGTTCTCTACTTCCTTCAGCGCTTATCTTCTGATCTTCTTATTAACTTGTTTATCACTTTCTTTACACGCCTCCCCAACACAAGCTACATGCCCATTTCAAAGTTTTGAATATGAACAACTTCTTTGTCAGAAACTCTTCTCTGATATTCCTGAAGAACAAAATACCCTTGAAGGACTTACAAATTCAACAGGCACTATTACTGTTGAAAACTACAAGAATGTTATCTGCTCTCAGAAAATCTCTAGTAAAAACGGCGGGGTTTTGGATGCTACTTCGGTAGTTGTACAAAACATTCAGAATGACATAAAGTTTATCTTAAACATAACAGCGCAAAAAGGTGGGGTCATCCATACTACAGGCAACTGTAGCATTACTCAAAATCTAGGAAAACAGTACTACATTGGCAACCAGTCTAATGCTCCCGCCTATGCAAGCACCTCCACAAACTATGGCGGCGCTATCTGTTGCGGAGGAAATCTTGAGTTATCTAAGAATCGTGGGGCTATTTGCTTTGCTTATAATACAGCAATTATGCGCGGTGGCGCTGTCTCATCAGATGCTAGTTTTAAGATAACAGGGAATTCTGCTCCTATTTTGTTAATGAACAATTTAGCCTTGAATCAACAAGGGGGAGCAATTTATTGCCAAAATTGTGAGATTTCAAACAATTCTGAACCTATATATATAACTTCTAACTCATCTTCTATTGGAGGGGCTTGCCACGCAACTTCTACCGTAGAAATTAGAAATAATTCTAATTTGATTTTCTTTGCGAATAACTCCGGTGTATGCGATCGCCCTATTGGAGCGGTGAGCTCCGGGGGAGCGATCTCTGCAACAACTATAAAAATAGAGGATAATTCTGGACCCGTTTGCTTCAATAATAATACTGTAGACCGTAATGGTGGCGCCTTATGGTGCCAAACATTAACTATTAAAAATAATGGGCCCGTTCAATTTATCAAGAATCGAGCTAGATGGGGAGGAGCCTTACTCATTAAAAATGATGGTACCTGCGATCTATCTGCAGATAATGGGGACATCATTTTTAATAATAACTGCGGAACATATAGTCAACTATATAGAAATACTATGCACTGCACAGCGGGAACAACTTTAAAAGTTGGGGCAAAGAAAAATTACTGTGTGAAGTTCTACGATCCTATCCAATGCCATTACCCATCTCCATTAATAACATTTAATAATGAAGACTATCACGAAGGAACGGTTTTATTATCCGGGATATTCGTTCCCGACTCCTTCAAAGACGAAGCGAACTTCATTAGCAATATAAAAAATCCAATAACTATCAAATACGGCGTGCTTGCTATTGAAGATCGAGCGGGATTAGCTGTTTATAAAATTACACAAGAGAACAGCACTGTAAGATTAGGCAACGGCGCAGTTGTCAGAACAAATGTAAAAGCTACAGACACCTCAGATCAAACAAGCAACGGTTCTGCTCTTAACATTACAAACCTTGCGCTTAACCTACCTTCTCTTATCCAAAAAGGCGCTCAAGCTCCTAAAATTTGGATCTATCCCACAAGCTCTACAACTAATAATACGACCACCTATACCGAAGATGACAAACCAACAATCACTCTTTCTGGGCCTCTACAACTACTTAACAGCGACAATGAATATCCTTATGACTCTTTAAATCTCTCTAGTGGGATTACGCGTGTTCCTTTCTTATATCTTTGCGATAACGCAACAAAGAAAATTACAATCACAGATTTGGATATCCAAACTATCAATAAGAGTAAACACTATGGTTATCAAGGAGTGTGGTCTCCCTATTGGGAAGAATACACAACAACAGCCAATTCTGCGTCACCAGAAACAGCAAATACTTCACATCGTATACTCTATGTAGATTGGACCCCTACAGGTTATATTCCTAATCCCAAGTACAAAACTCCTCTCATCGCCAATGCTCTTTGGGGATCTGTCTACACCACACTGTCAGGAATGCACACTCTGCTTTCTCCAGAAGCTAATCCCAAATATTTTGAACTCGGCGGTCAGGGATTAATTATGACTATTCGTCAGCGTGATCGCCTAGGAATTCGTGGATTTCGTATGGAATCCGCAGGTTATGCAGCAACCTCATCGGCTGCGACCAAGATAAATCACAAGATCTCCTTTGCATTTTCTCAGCAAATCTCTCACATCAAAGAGCATACAACATCTAACAAAGTCTCTTCGAAAAACTACTTCGGAGGTATACAATTGCGTTTTCCTTGGTTAGGAGATGCCTTGGTCTCCACAGCATCACTAGCCTATAATTATGGGGATCACATCGCGAAGCATTTCTATGCAGAAGATAACAAGGATTCCGAAGGGTATTTCTCTAGCTATACATTCGGAGCCTGTCTGAATTTCATGCTAAATCTCAACCTAATGAGTAATGTGTTTTCTGTAGCACCATTTATAGAGGCTTTAGCCTGTAGAGCTACGCTCTCAAATTTTATAGAACAGAGAGATTTTGCACGGAAATTCACAGTGAATAGACCTTTAGAAAACATCACATTGCCTATTGGAGTGATCATGCAATGGGCGCATGATTGGATCTTCCCAATAATCTGGCACGTACAACTTGCCTACCACCCTGTTATCTACAGACACTATCCTCAGGTATTGACAACACTGCTCTCTAGCAACGGCAGCTGGCTGTCTTCAGGAACCCCTATAGACAGACAATCCCTCTCCGTTCATGTCAATCACTCTACGCGCTTGTTCTCCAATCTCAAAATGACCCTATCTTACAGAGGAGACTTCGCCTCCTCCACAGTCTGTAACTATCTGAAGGCAGAATGTGGTCTTACTTTTTAA
- the mtaB gene encoding tRNA (N(6)-L-threonylcarbamoyladenosine(37)-C(2))-methylthiotransferase MtaB — MTVVEVKGTFKLVCLGCRVNQYEIQSYRDQLNFLGYREIIDPEVPCDLCIVNTCAVTGSAESSGRHAVRQVCRQNPDAFLVVTGCLGESDKEFFNSLGRQCLLVSNKEKHQLMEKIFPAIQDLPEFRIRSFEGKSRAFIKVQDGCNSFCSYCIIPYLRGRSRSRPAREVLEEISGIVSQGYREVVIAGINVGDYQDEGHSLAHLIRRVDEIEGIERIRISSIDPEDVQEDLRDVLLSGKHTCHSSHLVLQSGSNAILKRMNRKYSRGDFLDCVDALRSGDPKYAFTTDVIVGFPGETDSDFEDTLRVIEDVGFIKVHIFPFSPRERTKAYTFSSQLPPSVINERKKHLAHVAREVARREMTRRIGETLSVLVERIDEGVAYGHSPYFDMVGFPATANVAVNTLQDVCIESVEDDVLKGKRV; from the coding sequence ATGACAGTTGTGGAAGTAAAGGGAACATTTAAGCTTGTTTGTTTAGGGTGTCGTGTAAATCAGTATGAGATTCAAAGTTACCGCGATCAATTAAATTTTTTGGGGTATCGCGAAATTATCGATCCTGAGGTTCCCTGTGACCTATGTATTGTCAATACCTGTGCTGTTACAGGATCTGCGGAAAGTTCAGGACGTCATGCCGTACGTCAAGTTTGTCGACAAAATCCCGATGCTTTTTTAGTGGTTACGGGGTGCTTAGGGGAGTCGGATAAGGAATTTTTTAATTCTTTAGGAAGGCAGTGCCTGCTTGTTTCTAATAAAGAAAAGCACCAGTTAATGGAAAAGATTTTTCCCGCTATTCAAGACCTTCCTGAATTTCGTATTCGTAGTTTTGAAGGGAAATCTCGGGCTTTTATTAAAGTGCAGGACGGGTGTAATTCTTTTTGTTCGTATTGTATTATTCCTTATTTGCGGGGAAGGTCGCGTTCGCGACCTGCACGGGAAGTTCTTGAGGAAATTTCCGGAATTGTTTCTCAGGGATATCGTGAGGTAGTGATTGCTGGGATTAATGTCGGGGATTATCAAGATGAGGGGCATTCTTTAGCTCATCTTATTCGACGGGTGGATGAGATCGAGGGGATAGAAAGAATACGGATTTCTTCTATAGATCCCGAGGATGTGCAAGAGGATCTTCGTGACGTTTTACTGTCAGGGAAACATACGTGTCATTCTTCTCATCTGGTCTTGCAATCCGGTTCTAATGCAATTTTAAAAAGGATGAATCGGAAGTACTCACGTGGGGATTTTTTAGATTGTGTGGATGCTTTGCGTTCGGGGGATCCTAAATATGCTTTCACAACAGATGTAATTGTCGGCTTCCCAGGAGAGACAGATAGTGATTTTGAAGATACCCTGCGCGTTATCGAAGATGTTGGGTTTATTAAGGTACATATTTTCCCTTTTAGTCCTCGAGAACGTACGAAGGCCTATACGTTTTCTTCTCAGCTTCCTCCATCTGTAATTAATGAAAGGAAGAAGCACCTTGCTCATGTGGCTAGGGAGGTCGCTCGTAGGGAGATGACTCGGCGTATAGGGGAGACTCTTTCTGTTCTTGTTGAGAGAATTGATGAGGGTGTGGCTTACGGCCATTCCCCATATTTTGATATGGTAGGCTTCCCCGCTACCGCTAATGTCGCCGTGAATACGCTACAAGATGTGTGTATCGAATCCGTGGAAGATGATGTTCTTAAAGGAAAACGCGTATGA
- the hflX gene encoding GTPase HflX: MKKKSKEEQKSRESALGWRFSLPREEQDPSQALAVACYTGKADQKYVQEHSDELISLAESCDITVLESRSWILRMPSSSTYLNEGKLLEIEEILKIFPTIGTLIVDEEITASQQRNLEKRLGLVVLDRTELILEIFASRAFTAEAGLQVELARARYLLPRLKRMWGHLSRQKSGGGSGGGFVKGEGEKQIELDRRMIRERIHKLTSDLKAVEKQRKERRKAKEKRGIPSFALIGYTNSGKSTLLNLLTSAETYAEDKLFATLDPKTRRCVLPCGQRVLVTDTVGFIRKLPHALVAAFKSTLEAALHEDVLLHVVDASHPLAFEHVETTKGILQDLGIEHPKIITVLNKIDELPEGKVPAKLRLLSPRAVLVSAKTGEGIPNLLEAMTEVITEGCPEVTLKFSYKDYGKFTELYDAGLVLSHRSKDDILIVEAYLPKELEKKYQPFISRSSSK, encoded by the coding sequence ATGAAAAAAAAATCCAAAGAAGAACAAAAGAGTCGTGAAAGTGCCTTAGGCTGGCGTTTTTCTCTTCCCCGTGAGGAGCAAGATCCTTCGCAAGCTTTAGCTGTGGCTTGTTACACAGGGAAGGCAGACCAAAAGTATGTGCAGGAGCATAGCGACGAGCTAATCTCTCTTGCGGAATCATGCGATATTACTGTTTTAGAATCGCGTTCGTGGATTTTACGCATGCCTTCGTCTTCAACATATTTGAATGAGGGTAAGCTCTTAGAAATCGAAGAGATTTTAAAAATATTTCCCACAATTGGCACATTAATTGTGGACGAAGAGATTACCGCCTCACAACAGAGGAATCTAGAAAAGCGTTTGGGTCTTGTTGTTTTAGACCGTACGGAGTTAATTTTAGAGATTTTTGCAAGTCGTGCATTTACTGCGGAAGCTGGTCTTCAAGTGGAGTTAGCGCGAGCACGTTATCTTCTTCCTCGTTTAAAAAGAATGTGGGGACACTTATCTCGTCAAAAATCGGGAGGAGGTAGTGGAGGAGGATTCGTTAAGGGAGAGGGGGAGAAGCAAATTGAGCTTGACAGAAGGATGATTCGTGAAAGGATTCACAAATTAACCTCTGATCTTAAGGCTGTGGAAAAACAGAGGAAAGAGCGCCGTAAAGCTAAGGAAAAACGAGGAATTCCTTCGTTTGCTTTGATCGGTTATACTAACTCAGGGAAGAGTACGTTATTGAATTTGCTAACCTCCGCAGAAACTTATGCAGAGGATAAGCTTTTTGCTACTTTAGATCCTAAAACACGTCGGTGTGTTCTGCCTTGCGGGCAACGAGTTCTTGTTACTGATACCGTAGGATTTATTCGAAAATTACCCCACGCGCTCGTCGCGGCGTTTAAAAGTACTTTAGAAGCTGCTCTACATGAAGATGTTTTACTGCATGTTGTGGATGCCTCACACCCCTTAGCTTTTGAGCATGTAGAAACAACCAAAGGGATTTTGCAAGACTTAGGTATTGAGCATCCTAAAATTATAACAGTATTAAATAAAATCGACGAGCTCCCCGAAGGAAAAGTACCTGCGAAATTACGTTTACTATCCCCACGAGCTGTGCTTGTTTCGGCAAAAACCGGAGAGGGAATCCCCAACCTTCTGGAGGCAATGACTGAAGTCATCACTGAAGGTTGCCCAGAGGTAACATTAAAATTTTCTTATAAAGATTATGGAAAATTCACAGAGCTTTATGATGCTGGGTTGGTGTTATCTCATCGTAGTAAAGATGATATTTTAATTGTAGAAGCTTATCTACCTAAGGAGTTGGAGAAAAAGTACCAGCCATTTATTTCCCGTTCTTCTTCAAAGTGA
- the glgB gene encoding 1,4-alpha-glucan branching protein GlgB produces the protein MVERILNSEDISLLISGRQSNPHKLLGIISENSSQDRIILFRPGAHSVAVELQGNIEHATHHHSGIFSLTTPKGTLLNDYRIYHQNGLLAHDPYAFSPLWGEIDSFLFHQGTHYKIYERMGAIPCDVRGISGVLFVVWAPHAQRVSVIGDFNFWNGLVNPLRKVSDSGVWELFIPGLDEGTLYKWEIVSASGEILIKTDPYGKGFDVPPLATSRVINSDRYVWHDAEWMEKRSCTQDQPLSIYEVHVGSWQWQDGRPIGYRGLAERLAQYCKEMSYTHIELLPITEHPLNESWGYQVTGYYAPTWRYGSPEDFQFFVDHLHSEGIGVILDWVPGHFPTDTFALAHFDGEALYESVDHKEPLHPHWHTYTFDYRCNEVVNFLLGSALFWLDKMHIDGLRVDAVTSMLYLDYGRKEGEWSPNIHGGKENLDAIEFLKHFNFIVHKEFPGVMTFAEESTDFPKVTEPINSGGLGFDYKWNLGWMHDTFRYLKVDPIFRAYHHNDLTFSIWYAFKENYLLPLSHDEVVHGKGSLLQKVPGDTWSKFAHMRLLLSYQICQPGKKLVFMGGEFAQGREWSPDRSLDWHLLDNPYHATLHKCVAKMNSLYRDLPYFWQGDGKQESFRWIDFKDTENNVISYYRLSGNDSNQALLCIHHFSSGYIPSYVLHCQGIKMCQLLFNSDDIGFGGSGKGNRPPILCIDHGFSWGIDIELPPLATLIFLVRFSN, from the coding sequence ATGGTTGAGAGGATTTTAAACTCTGAGGACATCTCCTTGTTGATTTCGGGAAGGCAGAGTAATCCTCATAAGTTGTTGGGGATTATTTCCGAGAATTCCTCTCAAGATAGAATTATTCTTTTTCGACCTGGAGCACATTCTGTAGCTGTAGAGCTTCAAGGAAATATAGAGCACGCTACGCATCACCATTCCGGAATATTTTCTCTAACAACTCCCAAGGGTACCCTTCTTAATGACTACCGGATCTATCATCAAAATGGTTTATTAGCTCATGACCCTTACGCATTTTCTCCTTTATGGGGAGAGATAGACTCCTTTTTATTTCACCAAGGAACACATTACAAAATTTACGAGCGCATGGGAGCAATCCCTTGTGATGTTCGGGGAATTTCTGGCGTGCTCTTTGTTGTATGGGCTCCTCATGCACAACGTGTATCTGTTATTGGAGATTTTAATTTTTGGAATGGTCTCGTTAACCCTTTGCGCAAGGTTTCAGATTCAGGGGTTTGGGAGTTATTTATTCCTGGTCTTGATGAGGGAACACTATATAAATGGGAAATTGTTAGTGCTTCCGGAGAAATTCTTATCAAAACAGATCCTTATGGGAAAGGTTTTGATGTTCCTCCGCTCGCAACATCTCGAGTTATTAACAGCGATCGCTATGTATGGCACGATGCCGAATGGATGGAAAAGCGCAGCTGTACACAAGATCAGCCTTTATCTATTTATGAGGTACATGTTGGGTCTTGGCAATGGCAAGATGGTAGACCTATAGGGTATCGGGGGCTGGCAGAGAGACTCGCTCAGTATTGCAAGGAAATGAGCTATACGCATATTGAGCTCTTGCCTATTACAGAACACCCTTTAAATGAATCTTGGGGATATCAGGTCACAGGATATTACGCGCCTACATGGCGGTATGGATCTCCCGAAGACTTTCAATTTTTTGTCGATCACCTTCACAGTGAGGGTATTGGGGTAATTTTAGATTGGGTGCCGGGGCATTTCCCAACGGATACTTTTGCTCTTGCCCATTTTGACGGGGAGGCTCTGTATGAGTCTGTAGATCATAAAGAACCCCTCCATCCCCACTGGCATACTTATACTTTTGATTATCGCTGCAATGAGGTTGTGAATTTCCTTTTAGGAAGTGCTCTCTTTTGGTTGGATAAAATGCATATAGACGGTTTGCGTGTGGATGCTGTGACCTCTATGCTGTATTTAGACTATGGTAGAAAAGAGGGAGAATGGTCGCCAAATATCCATGGAGGAAAAGAAAATCTCGATGCTATTGAGTTTCTCAAACACTTTAACTTTATAGTGCACAAGGAATTCCCCGGAGTAATGACATTTGCTGAAGAGTCTACAGATTTCCCGAAAGTTACAGAACCTATAAATTCCGGAGGCTTAGGTTTTGATTATAAATGGAACCTAGGATGGATGCACGATACCTTTCGTTATCTTAAGGTAGATCCCATATTTCGTGCTTACCATCATAACGATCTGACATTTAGCATTTGGTATGCTTTTAAAGAAAACTATCTCCTACCTCTTTCTCATGACGAGGTTGTCCATGGTAAGGGAAGCCTATTACAAAAAGTTCCCGGAGATACCTGGTCGAAATTTGCCCATATGCGTTTGTTGCTAAGCTATCAGATATGCCAGCCAGGCAAAAAACTTGTATTCATGGGAGGAGAATTTGCCCAGGGGAGGGAGTGGTCGCCAGATAGATCCCTAGATTGGCATTTATTAGACAATCCTTATCACGCTACTTTACACAAATGTGTGGCAAAAATGAACTCCTTGTATCGTGACCTTCCCTATTTTTGGCAAGGAGACGGTAAGCAAGAGTCTTTTCGTTGGATAGATTTTAAAGATACGGAAAATAACGTCATTTCTTATTACAGACTTTCCGGAAATGACTCTAATCAAGCTCTACTGTGTATTCACCATTTTAGCTCGGGATACATTCCCTCTTATGTTCTACATTGCCAAGGCATTAAGATGTGTCAATTGCTTTTCAATAGCGATGACATAGGGTTTGGGGGATCCGGAAAAGGAAACCGTCCGCCTATATTGTGCATAGATCATGGCTTCTCCTGGGGAATCGATATAGAACTCCCCCCACTGGCTACTCTGATTTTTCTTGTTCGCTTTTCAAATTAA